In Schizosaccharomyces osmophilus chromosome 2, complete sequence, the following proteins share a genomic window:
- the atg1803 gene encoding autophagy associated WD repeat protein Atg18c: MLKVNSISLNQDASCLSVSLDNGYKIFQLNPLKLRAQRKFKNEGFSIVQMLYRSNILLLVGGGNNPKYPSNKLIVWDDVKEKPVRELELHFEIKGLSFNGEHLVIATASKLFLYHFTHAMKLLRTIDTQNPKGLCSMVTTKEKTAVVFPSKKIGQVQILFLLKELINTSIISAHDSEISCLGISKSGSKVASSSSSGTLLRVWNAETGEKVSEFRRGYQYASISQLAFSPDELLLACASTKETLHVFSLHGSPNAKRSIKPPIPDPQDTHELLSPRNESLRQTHWKRKMLKLIDNGKRAHWRIQLYQSSPVLLHWLDEMTLMICYSDAAYQKLRLTIHEITQPDDQIMSHANYSYDYVLEADGSL, encoded by the exons ATGCTGAAAGTCAATAGCATATCATTAAATCAGGATGCATCATGTCTATCTGTTTCACTGGACAATGGATACAAAATCTTTCAATTGAATCCTTTGAAGTTGAGAGCTCAAAGAA AATTTAAGAATGAAGGATTTTCGATAGTGCAGATGCTTTATAGAAGCAATATTCTACTGCTGGTGGGAGGTGGGAACAATCCAAAATATCCATCAAATAAG CTCATTGTTTGGGATGATGTGAAGGAAAAACCTGTCCGCGAGCTTGAGTTACACTTTGAAATTAAAGGATTATCGTTTAATGGTGAACA TTTGGTTATTGCTACTGCTTCAAAACTCTTTTTGTATCATTTTACCCATGCTATGAAATTACTTAGGACTATAGACACCCAAAACCCTAAAG GTTTATGTTCTATGGTGACCACGAAGGAAAAAACCGCGGTGGTTTTTCCCTCGAAAAAAATCGGACAAGTCcagattttatttttgctaaAAGAGCTTATCAACACGAGCATTATTTCAGCACATGACAGCGAAATTTCTTGTTTAGGTATATCTAAATCGGGTTCCAAAGTTGcctcttcatcttcctctGGTACCCTTCTTAGAGTATGGAATGCAGAAACAGGAGAAAAGGTATCTGAGTTTCGAAGGGGCTATCAGTATGCATCTATTAGCCAATTGGCATTTTCACCTGATGAATTACTATTGGCATGTGCTAGTACGAAAGAGACTTTGCACGTATTCTCGTTACACGGGAGTCCCAATGCCAAGAGGAGTATAAAGCCTCCAATCCCCGATCCTCAGGACACACATGAACTACTTTCACCAAGAAATGAATCACTCCGTCAGACACattggaaaaggaaaatgctTAAGTTGATTGACAATGGAAAACGTGCCCATTGGAGAATCCAGCTGTACCAATCGAGTCcagttcttcttcattggCTTGATGAGATGACCCTGATGATTTGTTATAGCGACGCTGCATATCAGAAACTTCGTCTAACTATTCATGAAATAACGCAACCTGATGACCAGATTATGTCCCATGCCAATTATAGTTATGATTATGTCTTGGAAGCCGATGGCTCACTCTAA
- the pik3 gene encoding phosphatidylinositol 3-kinase Pik3, which translates to MDKLVFSYCPSSKVNAKFLIKLCFFEWKDALDSHLCSFQLFSDSEPISLVQRFFVSKTPNKSVLPTELSKLAKNDWANFEISVAELPANSHFLISMWKPSLHDETKYEFVGSAKYALFDENKLLRQGLQKIPVYTLNDESTKCNTLTSAESEKVHEVERFDQLLFKLQLGDLPSIAWLDELSLTTLKAYRSSYIPLVHTPYLYVEFLQFSFPILYQNLNYECIYTSVFSSSFDLESNFDSPAELKHRRLVRSQRNGPLDRDLKPNSKIRKELENIMSYPPSDDLSLEEKDLIWKFRYYLTRNKKAMTKFLKSVMWSDSTEVNQALSLLDSWTQIDIDDALELLSPSFKNPTVRAYAVSRLETASNEELSLYLLQLVQALRYDIPGSAKENPKPSPLASFLVSRAVSSPSIGNDLYWYLVVEIQDEPSNKLFSSVMFLLQQELSKSSEGRAIREALATQAKFIEKLLRLSKSVQAYRGTRIKKIEYLKSVLVDSKHHFMNFTPLPLPLDPSINIIGINPEACTVFKSTMQPLRLVFRCEDDSSYPIIFKNGDDLRQDQLVIQILTLMDKLLKKEKLDLHLKPYRILATGPTHGAVQFVPSKTLASILAEYRGSVLAYLREHNPDNDTTTNTYGIHPEAMDNYIRSCAGYCVITYLLGVGDRHLDNLLITEDGHFFHADFGYILGRDPKLFSPAMKLSKEMVEGMGGYNSPFYQQFKSYCYTTFTALRKSSNLILNLFSLMVDANIPDIKFDKDKVVYKVKERFCLQMSESDAIMYFEQLITDSVSALFPQIIDRMHNLAQYMRS; encoded by the coding sequence ATGGATAAACTAGTTTTCTCCTATTGCCCTTCAAGCAAAGTGAATGCCAAATTTCTAATAAAGCTATGCTTTTTCGAATGGAAGGATGCTCTAGACTCACATCTGTGTTCCTTTCAGCTGTTTTCAGACAGCGAACCAATTTCCTTAGTTCAAcgattttttgtttcaaagaCTCCAAACAAAAGTGTGCTTCCCACTGAGCTATCAAAACTTGCTAAAAACGATTGGGCTAACTTTGAAATTAGTGTGGCAGAGCTTCCTGCGAATTcacattttttaatttctatGTGGAAACCCTCTTTGCATGATGAAACCAAATACGAGTTTGTTGGAAGCGCGAAATACGCAttatttgatgaaaataagcTATTAAGGCAAGGACTACAAAAAATACCAGTCTATACGTTAAACGACGAAAGCACGAAATGTAATACACTAACTTCTGCTGAAAGCGAGAAAGTCCATGAAGTCGAACGCTTTGATCAATTACTGTTTAAGCTTCAATTGGGTGACCTACCTTCAATTGCATGGCTGGACGAGCTTTCCTTGACAACATTAAAGGCTTATCGATCTTCTTACATTCCTCTTGTTCACACCCCGTATCTTTATGTCGAGTTTTTGcagttttcatttcctATCTTATATCAAAATCTTAACTATGaatgtatatatacatCTGTCTTTTCCTCgtcttttgatttggaaTCGAATTTTGACAGTCCTGCAGAACTAAAACATCGCAGACTTGTTCGTTCTCAGCGTAATGGGCCGTTGGATAGAGACTTGAAGCCAAACTCCAAAATCCGTAAAGAATTGGAGAATATTATGTCTTATCCTCCCAGCGATGACCTGTCActggaagaaaaggatttgatTTGGAAATTCCGATACTACTTAACTAGGAACAAAAAGGCTATGACAAAGTTTCTAAAGAGTGTCATGTGGTCTGATAGTACAGAAGTAAATCAAGCTCTTAGTCTTTTGGATAGTTGGACTCAGATTGACATTGATGATGCTTTGGAACTACTGAGTCCTTCATTCAAAAACCCAACAGTGCGTGCGTACGCTGTTTCCAGACTGGAGACAGCATCCAACGAGGAGCTTTCCTTGTATCTGCTTCAACTCGTACAAGCTTTGCGATACGATATTCCAGGCAGTGCTAAGGAAAATCCCAAACCAAGTCCTTTAGCTAGCTTTTTGGTCAGTCGTGCCGTCTCTTCGCCTAGTATCGGAAATGATTTGTACTGGTATTTAGTGGTTGAAATTCAAGATGAGCCCTCTAAcaaattattttcttcggtaatgtttcttcttcagcaaGAGCTTTCCAAATCAAGTGAGGGAAGAGCAATCCGTGAGGCGCTTGCAACACAGGCcaaattcattgaaaaattgcttCGGTTGAGCAAATCAGTTCAAGCATACCGGGGaacaagaataaaaaaaatagaatacTTGAAATCTGTCCTAGTTGATTCCAAGCATCATTTCATGAATTTCACACCACTTCCACTCCCTCTGGATCCCTCTATTAATATAATAGGAATTAATCCTGAAGCTTGCACTGTCTTTAAATCAACCATGCAACCTCTCCGCTTAGTTTTTAGATGTGAGGATGATAGTTCATATCCGATTATATTTAAGAACGGAGATGATTTGCGGCAAGATCAACTGGTGATACAAATATTGACACTTATGGATaagttattaaaaaaagaaaagttagATCTCCATCTTAAGCCATACAGGATTTTGGCTACGGGACCAACTCACGGGGCTGTGCAGTTTGTTCCATCGAAAACTTTGGCTAGTATACTTGCTGAATACAGGGGTAGTGTTTTAGCTTATTTACGGGAACACAATCCAGATAATGACACTACCACTAATACGTACGGCATTCATCCAGAAGCAATGGATAACTATATTCGAAGCTGTGCCGGATACTGTGTAATAACCTATCTATTGGGTGTCGGTGACCGTCATTTGGATAACTTGTTAATTACGGAAGATGGCCATTTCTTCCACGCAGATTTCGGGTATATTTTGGGAAGAGACCCGAAACTTTTTTCACCAGCTATGaagctttcaaaagaaatggtCGAAGGTATGGGAGGTTACAATTCTCCTTTTTATCAACAGTTCAAGTCATATTGTTACACCACATTTACTGCACTTCGAAAATCTTCCAACCTTATACTAAATCTTTTCTCGTTAATGGTGGATGCCAATATTCCAGACATCAAGTTCGATAAGGACAAAGTAGTTTACAAAGTGAAGGAACGTTTTTGCTTACAAATGTCGGAGTCTGATGCCATCATGTATTTCGAACAGTTAATCACGGATTCTGTCAGTGCTTTATTTCCACAAATTATTGACCGTATGCATAACCTTGCTCAATATATGCGCTCATGA
- the dli1 gene encoding meiotic dynein intermediate light chain Dli1/Dil1 gives MEPILEKLFNQTLKNNVLKESSILLIGNCSGFSDLLGKCNIHSISKESKNCPFISSPIVNCYEISYECFALYTDIGEKSHIIHVWQSSCITDQLLQFFVHQSLRSHGLDALWVIYVNHVFFENPKGFAKELLEVLRVCQHSISEFHQEFFITRDKRQKIMNQYHSLFSTIAPDEFSSFFNFTLILPQLDDDNETPSMNDDMKDFIQQFARSLLLLIPTSSLMYLSSNPYSWDNFKSLLKLYLLNDESGIIQENHRIIAVNTIENDRLLVPPCWDTMQKIQNVNLKFQTVVVDVATKQLHQVFETDDLIIYYESNFHNQRDNQRIPDDELDFPCKSHQQFLMELLNKYNGFQGHEGATKQLHRNQNPLIQDDQDEISLSNISKKLNVGQNHESNNALSIFFSDILNENIN, from the exons ATGGAACCAATTTTGGAGAAACTATTTAATCAAACGTTAAAAAATAACGTTCTAAAAGAATCCAGTATTCTACTTATAG GAAATTGTTCTGGATTTTCGGACCTCTTGGGCAAATGCAACATCCATTCCATTTCGAAAGAGAGTAAAAACTGTCCGTTCATTTCGTCTCCGATTGTCAATTGCTATGAAATATCTTATGAGTGCTTTGCTCTGTATACAGACATAGGAG aaaaaagccaTATAATTCACGTATGGCAGTCGTCCTGTATAACAGACCAACTATTACAATTCTTTGTGCACCAGTCATTACGTTCGCATGGACTGGATGCATTATGGGTGATATATGTGAATCATGTATTTTTCGAAAATCCAAAAGGTTTTGCAAAGGAGCTTCTGGAAGTTTTACGAGTCTGTCAGCACTCTATTAGCGAATTTCATCAGGAATTCTTCATAACACGAGACAAGC GGCAAAAAATTATGAACCAATATCATAGTCTTTTCTCAACAATCGCTCCCGATGAATTTAGCTCATTTTTCAACTTTACATTAATCTTACCCCAG CTTGATGATGACAATGAAACGCCTTCTATGAACGACGATATGAAAGACTTTATACAACAGTTTGCTCGAAGTCTATTGCTCCTGATTCCCACATCTTCTTTAATGTACCTTTCGTCGAATCCATATTCATGGGACAATTTTAAAAGTCTGCTAAAGCTCTATCTCTTAAATGATGAATCTGGTATAATTCAAGAAAACCATCGTATTATAGCTGTAAATACGATTGAAAATGATAGACTTTTAGTTCCGCCTTGTTGGGACACAatgcaaaaaattcaaaacgTCAATCTTAAGTTCCAAACTGTTGTCGTTGATGTGGCTACAAAACAGCTTCATCAAGTTTTTGAGACGGACGACTTGATCATTTATTATGAAAGCAATTTCCATAATCAGAGAGACAATCAGCGGATACCGGATGATGAATTAGACTTTCCTTGCAAATCACACCAGCAATTTCTAATGGAATTACTGAACAAATACAATGGCTTTCAAGGCCATGAAGGTGCTACAAAGCAGCTTCATCGCAATCAAAATCCACTCATCCAAGATGACCAAGATGAAATTTCATTAAGTAATATAtctaaaaaattaaacGTCGGACAAAATCATGAGTCCAATAACGCTTTatcaatctttttttctgatATTCTAAACGAgaatataaattaa
- the tel2 gene encoding Tel2/Rad-5/Clk-2 family protein Tel2, with product MNSIKSELSTCIGNARLKEILSSIESYIGLPEAENTALLHTIANNILPTFWETENGSSFIQDLLVNCFATFPGLKVLCARLDELIYDDQPNAGFIGTLYLDVVEASFKKMDLKKAQNTIMTSNLPESKKRSAWSSFTFFLGNFGIINSSAAFISKYNISKTYNVSSMAKYSEILSKKIANLLEHQNGSIITDFSDLYHYLLRPGQQKTAVYSLIPRLQTYSPSFQKLFRSLNTLDRNTFLTCLLLEFDKKYSASTSQNFENSESIPGALATLLRLNFLPSDFLQWLEFNWEIPLNLNLMRSVALSCSASYKKEENVKLKQTVHALFTTWSASHFLKAYSVVSQESLTIYLILMFSKLDKEFLHECSKSFLFTNGISNRLESLDESIRLHGMVLAEIVAKYSLVSENKSLKFDVPLMASPKATHLKNLTDLDDQFQSLDLLSSQLHPLKNEKKHTTNDEAVTARESSSISKSAKNNSNHFERNLDIDDLQPHDITDSESEDSADDPTLSQTKVDAPKYIQSLCRLLLDTESYNKQKVALEAAPGLIQRKSVFGTEVKDHAKWLLEILVGLQNRFDLPNFDGLQLSSLCNLLSACPEVCGPEICSILFIGDFSLRQKTLILSSIAMAAVSLANDENKLEFPTKKLPEALHNQFFSNTLDRLSFDFEKKLTMPIVEEYEDKIEGPKPLQTRIISRQREIESRRSSPKANKLSKIVDNSLFLLLTNGFMMAVKRSSFTDPLFLVYYLKTMGILFSQSCNSKLEGLSRMIDEYITVLTEVCRLKVESPEVNEALLFNFLAILELSPGPFLASQHGKSLLGFEAYTQFLFNSADSGEKVKSVAAMVLLEFEKRMKDYRTLALEKILDDSSNLSLGRFGLAGI from the coding sequence ATGAACTCAATCAAGAGCGAATTATCGACATGTATAGGAAATGCTCgcttaaaagaaatacttTCTTCTATAGAAAGTTATATAGGCTTGCCTGAAGCGGAAAATACTGCTTTACTACACACAATTGCAAACAACATTTTACCTACCTTTTGGGAAACTGAGAATGGAAGTTCGTTTATTCAAGATCTTCTAGTCAATTGCTTTGCAACCTTCCCTGGCCTCAAGGTACTTTGTGCTCGATTGGATGAGCTTATATATGATGATCAACCAAATGCAGGTTTTATCGGTACGCTATATCTAGATGTTGTGGAAGCTTCGTTTAAGAAGATGGATTTAAAGAAAGCTCAAAACACTATTATGACCTCGAATTTACCTGAATCCAAAAAACGCTCAGCATGGTCGAGCtttacattttttcttggtaaTTTCGGAATCATCAACTCCTCTGCAGCTTTTATCTCTAAATATAATATCTCAAAAACATACAATGTCTCTTCTATGGCTAAGTACTCTGAAATCCTGAGTAAAAAGATTGCCAACTTACTAGAACATCAAAATGGTTCAATCATCACGGACTTTTCTGATTTATATCATTATTTATTGCGTCCGGGGCAACAAAAAACAGCAGTCTATTCTTTAATTCCTCGTTTACAGACATATTCACCttcgtttcaaaaattgtttcGTTCGTTAAACACCCTAGATCGCAATACGTTTTTAACATGCTTGCTTTTAGAATTTGACAAGAAGTACTCTGCATCTACTTCTcagaattttgaaaattcagAGTCTATTCCAGGAGCACTGGCCACGTTGCTTCGACTTAATTTTCTGCCGAGCGATTTTTTACAGTGGCTGGAGTTTAACTGGGAGATCCCTCTAAATCTTAATTTGATGCGGTCTGTAGCTTTAAGTTGCTCGGCTTCTtataagaaagaagaaaatgtcAAGCTTAAACAGACTGTTCATGCGTTATTTACAACTTGGTCAGCttctcattttttaaaagccTATTCAGTAGTGTCTCAGGAGAGTTTGACTATTTATCTAAttttaatgttttcaaaactaGACAAAGAATTCCTCCATGAGTGTTCAAAGTCGTTTTTGTTCACAAATGGGATTTCCAATAGACTTGAAAGTTTAGATGAAAGCATACGTTTACATGGAATGGTTTTAGCTGAGATTGTTGCTAAATATTCTCTTGTTTCTGAGAATAAATCACTGAAATTCGATGTTCCCTTAATGGCTAGTCCGAAAGCTACCCATCTGAAAAATTTAACTGATTTGGACGATCAGTTCCAGTCTTTGGATTTGCTGTCTTCACAGCTTCACCCTTTAAAAAACGAGAAGAAGCATACCACGAATGATGAAGCTGTTACTGCTCGAGAATCATCGTCCATCAGTAAATCCGCTAAGAACAATAGCAATCATTTCGAACGGAATTTAGATATTGATGATCTTCAGCCGCATGATATTACTGATTCTGAGAGTGAAGATTCGGCAGATGATCCTACCCTTTCACAAACAAAGGTAGATGCACCCAAATATATACAGAGTTTATGTCGATTACTACTAGACACCGAAAGTTATAATAAACAGAAGGTAGCCCTTGAGGCTGCCCCCGGATTGATCCAAAGAAAGTCAGTATTTGGAACGGAAGTTAAAGATCATGCAAAATGGTTATTGGAAATTTTGGTTGGACTTCAAAATCGGTTTGACTTACCAAACTTTGATGGGCTACAGCTTTCTTCCTTATGCAATCTTCTTTCTGCCTGTCCGGAAGTTTGCGGTCCCGAGATATgttctattttgtttattggcgacttttctttacgaCAGAAAACTTTGATATTATCAAGTATAGCCATGGCTGCGGTTTCTTTAGCtaatgatgaaaataagcTCGAATTTCCCACAAAAAAGCTACCTGAAGCACTTCATAATCAGTTTTTCTCCAATACACTTGATAGGTTGAGTTTTgactttgaaaagaaactaaCGATGCCGATTGTGGAAGAATACGAGGATAAAATTGAGGGACCTAAGCCATTACAGACTAGGATTATTTCCAGACAAAGGGAAATTGAGTCACGTAGAAGCTCTCCCAAAGCTAATAAGCTGTCCAAGATAGTCGATAACtccttgtttttgttattGACCAATGGCTTTATGATGGCAGTCAAGCGTTCCTCGTTCACtgatcctttgtttttggtgtACTATCTGAAAACTATGGGAATACTATTTTCACAAAGCTGTAACTCAAAACTTGAAGGGTTAAGCCGGATGATAGATGAATATATTACTGTCTTAACCGAAGTTTGTCGCCTCAAAGTCGAAAGCCCGGAGGTCAACGAGGCtcttttgttcaattttttgGCAATCTTAGAATTATCTCCAGGACCTTTTTTAGCTTCACAACACGGAAAATCGCTATTGGGATTCGAAGCGTATACacaatttttgtttaattctGCCGACAGTGGGGAAAAAGTGAAGTCAGTTGCGGCAATGGTGTTATtagaatttgaaaaaagaatgaaagatTACAGGACTCTTGCATTAGAAAAGATACTTGACGATTCATCTAATTTATCCTTAGGAAGGTTTGGTTTAGCCggaatttaa
- a CDS encoding mRNP complex, which yields MSSNKPARPDETVHKNALNELDAKINEVKKQFSEQKEKLGAVRGGGSLQEKNAELRSELDQIRNAQSSIRTSKQALINKVKAQDEALKKKISELNGLRKTIPYKSEADLDRQVHQLQAAVDSGTLKIVDEKKYLREITQCNRTRRSFTELNTLQASIDTMKNELNELRNQLNDPESKKLSEKFVEVRSQLDEVRQKQDSYYKDQRKIFSERDAQKATLDELYNQRRGLQREYDTQLRAFRTYEREQRAKRQEQIRLEREARDKEKKQVVAERKLEEASIPAFTEEILACENLLKMFNVSVESSQQSSESPKQTPASNMRPRTLAPRNVDPIPEGTVLKKDNSDGDALFSGLKKSKPKKSNKSTNNHHADSDRLNLSLGTIKEFDFVGVEAPLARTQVESAIEQLKSRIGNLKEKQDSTTKERIEKAKKELEKIEASFTHKPETEATPVVEQETA from the exons ATGTCATCAAATAAGCCTGCTCGTCCCGATGAAACTGTTCATAAAAATGCATTAAATGAATTAGATGCTAAAATCAATGAGGTTAAGAAGCAATTT TCtgaacaaaaggaaaagcttGGAGCAGTTCGCGGTGGTGGTTCCTTACAAGAGAAGAACGCAGAACTTCGTTCTGAATTAGATCAAATTCGCAACGCTCAGTCGTCCATTCGTACTTCCAAGCAAGCCCTCATTAACAAGGTGAAGGCCCAAGATGAAGCcctaaagaagaag ATTAGCGAACTCAATGGGTTGAGAAAGACTATTCCATACAAGTCGGAAGCTGATCTTGATCGTCAAGTTCATCAACTTCAAGCTGCTGTCGATTCTGGAACTCTGAAAATTGTTGACGAAAAGAAGTACCTTAGAGAAATTACTCAGTGCAACCGTACTAGAAGAAGCTTCACTGAATTGAACACTCTTCAGGCTTCCATTGATACCATGAAAAATGAGCTCAATGAACTTCGCAACCAACTCAATGATCCCGAGTCCAAGAAGTTGAGTGAAAAGTTCGTCGAGGTTCGCTCTCAATTGGACGAAGTTCGTCAAAAGCAAGACAGTTACTACAAGGACCAACGCAAGATCTTTAGCGAACGTGATGCCCAAAAAGCTACTTTAGATGAATTGTACAACCAGCGTAGAGGACTTCAAAGAGAATACGATACCCAGTTGCGTGCTTTCCGTACCTACGAGCGTGAACAACGCGCTAAGCGTCAAGAGCAAATTCGTTTAGAGCGCGAGGCCCGtgacaaggaaaagaagcaagtCGTAGCCGAACGTAAACTTGAAGAGGCTAGCATCCCTGCATTCACTGAAGAAATTCTTGCTTGTGAAAATTTGCTCAAGATGTTTAACGTTTCTGTTGAGTCTTCCCAGCAGTCTAGTGAAAGCCCCAAGCAAACTCCTGCCAGTAACATGCGCCCCCGTACTCTTGCCCCTCGTAACGTAGACCCTATTCCCGAGGGTActgttttgaagaaagacaaTTCTGACGGCGATGCACTCTTTTCTGGTCTCAAGAAGTCTAAGCCCAAGAAATCCAACAAAAGTACTAACAACCACCATGCAGACTCTGATAGACTCAATCTTTCATTGGGAACTATTAAGGAATTCGACTTCGTTGGTGTTGAAGCTCCTTTGGCTAGGACTCAAGTAGAATCTGCCATTGAACAACTTAAGTCACGTATCGGtaatttgaaagaaaagcaagattCCACTACTAAGGAACGTATTGAGAAGGCCAAGAaggaacttgaaaaaattgaagctAGCTTCACTCACAAACCCGAGACTGAAGCTACACCCGTTGTTGAACAAGAGACTGCTTaa
- the trm401 gene encoding tRNA (cytosine-5-)-methyltransferase, producing MGRRQYSGKKKKNDEFIDWTQVPRRNERLEKYYKLQALVSDDEFESLMQKLAEPLPTTFRISSCNQHATQVRDHFIKHYYPLIENVEVEGTKISPPVLLPWYPNQMAFMLDIPKTIIRKSPPLKLLQQFLVLETEAGDISRQEAVSMIPPLFLHVKSHHKVLDMCAAPGSKTAQLLEELHTPADGKETFESLLPSGIVVANDADNKRAHMLIHQIKRLNSPNVLIVNHDASFLPHFHVEVDGPNGKEKSFLKFDRILADVPCSGDGTFRKNISLWSDWTLKTALGLHSTQIKILKRGIDLLANSGRLVYSTCSMNPIENEAVVAAVLKASKGSVRLIDVSDEIPELKRSPGVKSWTVCDSDLNTYSSFESVPKDLNGKMAKSLWPLPEEELTQMGIERCMRVYPHHQNTGGFFVAVIEKCDNSEVSLKKDIPEQENSDEAGKKAEVEQPLLKKQKSSKFEKRLVSAEHRALKAGNKYHELDPFVYIKENDELLDNIYESFKMNDNHLKKDLFFVRNLEGTISRAVYVSNSLFKNIIESNRNRVKFVHGGLKIFVKQDFGSLSKEVAKDTNVCVFRVQSDGSRLASHCISRDCVLTTNLSDLMIFLDHVAVSMDNFPEDSIFRKHFEKLPLGNTLLYVDLKKEHSFIKKDVYIPLWKSVRMCNVMISNAEKRTLKLQIEGPRIEDQTASTEKST from the exons ATGGGACGTAGGCAGTATTCtggtaaaaaaaag AAAAATGATGAGTTTATAGATTGGACTCAAGTACCACGAAG GAATGAAAGACTTGAAAAGTATTATAAGCTTCAAGCGCTCGTGTCAgatgatgaatttgaaagTTTGATGCAAAAACTTGCTGAACCTTTGCCGACTACGTTTCGTATTTCCTCTTGTAACCA ACATGCCACTCAAGTCCGGGATCACTTCATAAAGCATTACTATCCTCTAATTGAGAACGTGGAAGTTGAAGGTACAAAGATTTCACCCCCAGTTTTGCTACCATGGTATCCTAATCAGATGGCTTTCATGCTGGATATCCCAAAGACTATTATTCGAAAAAGTCCTCCCTTAAAGCTTCTTCAGCAATTCTTAGTTTTAGAGACCGAGGCCGGTGATATCAGCAGACAAGAAGCTGTAAGTATGATTCCTcctcttttccttcatgTGAAAAGCCATCATAAAGTTCTTGACATGTGTGCTGCTCCTGGCTCTAAAACTGCCCAGCTTCTAGAGGAGCTTCATACACCTGCGGATGGCAAAGAAACATTCGAAAGTCTGCTTCCTTCTGGTATAGTGGTTGCAAATGACGCTGATAACAAACGAGCTCACATGCTTATTCACCAAATCAAGAGATTGAACTCTCCAAATGTATTAATCGTCAATCATGATGCATCTTTCCTGCCTCATTTCCATGTTGAAGTAGATGGCCCCAacggaaaagaaaaatctttCTTAAAATTTGACCGCATTTTGGCTGATGTTCCATGTTCTGGCGATGGCACATTTCGCAAAAACATCTCCCTTTGGAGTGATTGGACACTAAAGACTGCTCTTGGTCTACATTCTACCCaaataaagattttgaaacGTGGTATCGATCTACTGGCTAATTCTGGTCGTCTTGTCTATTCTACTTGCTCGATGAAtccaattgaaaatgaagctgTCGTTGCTGCCGTTTTAAAAGCAAGCAAAGGTTCGGTTAGATTAATAGATGTAAGTGATGAAATACCCGAGTTGAAAAGAAGCCCTGGTGTAAAGAGCTGGACCGTGTGTGACAGTGACTTGAACACTTATTCTTCATTCGAATCCGTTCCTAAAGATTTAAATGGAAAAATGGCCAAATCTCTCTGGCCATTACCCGAAGAAGAACTCACGCAAATGGGAATTGAAAGATGCATGAGAGTGTACCCTCATCATCAAAACACTGGTGGCTTTTTCGTAGCCGTAATAGAAAAGTGTGACAACTCAGAGGTTTcattaaagaaagacaTTCCGGAGCAAGAGAATTCGGACGAAGCAGGTAAAAAAGCAGAAGTTGAGCAACCTTTGctaaagaagcaaaaatcttccaaatttgaaaaaagattaGTGTCCGCAGAACATCGAGCTTTAAAAGCTGGAAATAAATACCATGAACTAGACCCTTTCGTTtatattaaagaaaatgacGAACTGCTGGATAATATCTACGAGTCGTTCAAAATGAATGATAACCATCTGAAAAAAGATCTATTTTTTGTTCGAAATCTTGAGGGAACAATATCTCGTGCTGTATACGTCTCTAACagtttgttcaaaaatataattgaGAGTAATCGAAACCGAGTGAAATTTGTACATGGGGGCCTAAAGATTTTTGTGAAACAAGATTTTGGAAGCTTATCTAAGGAAGTTGCCAAGGATACCAATGTTTGTGTTTTCCGTGTTCAAAGTGATGGATCTAGACTTGCAAGTCATTGTATCAGCAGAGACTGTGTTTTGACCACCAATCTCTCAGATTTGATGATTTTCTTAGACCATGTAGCTGTTTCGATGGATAACTTCCCAGAGGACAGTATTTTCAGAAagcattttgaaaagcttccTTTAGGTAATACCCTTCTTTACGTTGatctaaaaaaagagcatagctttatcaaaaaagaCGTCTATATTCCTCTCTGGAAAAGTGTTCGCATGTGCAATGTCATGATTTCGAATGCTGAAAAAAG GACATTAAAATTACAGATTGAGGGACCCAGAATCGAAGATCAAACTGCATCGACTGAGAAAAGTACTTAA